The Leptolyngbyaceae cyanobacterium genome has a window encoding:
- a CDS encoding CoA-binding protein has product MQYSKLNDGSLREILNDTKAIAVVGHSDRPERISYQIARFLREVGYRVIPVNPTVREIDGQPCYVSLKDVPESVDLVNVFRRSEFLAEVVDEAIDINAKTIWAQSGIYDESAARKALEAGLNVVMDACIKVEYVRLIRSQI; this is encoded by the coding sequence ATGCAGTATTCTAAGTTAAATGATGGGAGTTTGCGAGAGATATTGAATGATACGAAAGCGATCGCTGTGGTGGGTCATTCCGATCGACCGGAAAGAATAAGTTATCAAATTGCTCGGTTTTTGCGAGAGGTGGGTTATCGGGTGATTCCGGTTAACCCAACAGTGAGAGAAATTGATGGGCAACCTTGTTATGTTTCTTTAAAAGATGTGCCGGAATCAGTGGATTTGGTGAATGTTTTTCGTCGCAGCGAATTCTTGGCTGAAGTTGTTGATGAAGCGATCGATATTAATGCTAAAACTATCTGGGCGCAGTCGGGCATTTATGATGAATCTGCTGCTCGAAAAGCTTTAGAAGCAGGTTTAAATGTGGTAATGGATGCTTGTATAAAAGTTGAGTACGTTAGATTGATTCGATCGCAAATTTAG
- a CDS encoding HAD family hydrolase — translation MLVNEDYKLEKMRYLALATDYDGTIATHGQVDAKTLDALSRFRDTNRKLILVTGRHLEELLQIFPQIHLFDRAVLENGALLYRPATGEEKVLGERPPEAFIKALQQRGVHPLAVGRVIVATWRPHENTVEEVIRELGLNWQIIFNKDAVMVLPCGLNKTTGLMAALEELQLSPEKTIGVGDAENDRDFIKICAYSVAVANALPIVKQEVDWVTKGDRGAGVTELIDRIIDSDCS, via the coding sequence ATGTTAGTTAATGAAGATTATAAACTTGAGAAAATGCGATACTTAGCACTAGCTACTGATTATGATGGTACGATTGCTACCCACGGTCAAGTGGATGCAAAAACGTTAGATGCTTTATCTCGTTTCCGAGATACTAATCGGAAATTAATACTAGTAACGGGTCGGCATTTAGAAGAGTTACTGCAAATTTTTCCGCAAATTCATTTGTTCGATCGCGCGGTGCTGGAAAACGGCGCTTTACTGTATCGACCCGCCACTGGAGAGGAAAAAGTTTTAGGCGAACGTCCTCCAGAAGCATTTATCAAAGCGTTGCAACAACGAGGCGTTCATCCCTTAGCCGTAGGTCGAGTAATTGTCGCTACTTGGCGACCCCATGAAAATACTGTAGAGGAAGTGATTCGAGAATTGGGATTGAATTGGCAAATTATCTTTAATAAAGATGCAGTGATGGTGTTGCCTTGCGGTTTAAACAAAACTACCGGGCTGATGGCAGCTTTAGAAGAGTTACAATTATCACCTGAAAAGACGATCGGGGTGGGAGATGCGGAAAACGATCGCGATTTTATCAAAATCTGCGCCTATTCCGTTGCAGTCGCCAACGCCTTACCAATAGTTAAACAAGAGGTTGACTGGGTAACAAAAGGCGATCGCGGTGCCGGTGTAACTGAGTTGATCGATCGCATTATCGACTCCGATTGTAGCTGA